A single window of Zea mays cultivar B73 chromosome 10, Zm-B73-REFERENCE-NAM-5.0, whole genome shotgun sequence DNA harbors:
- the LOC100279799 gene encoding Beta-carotene isomerase D27, chloroplastic-like yields MAPPLATRGLPLASRGPPSCAASCSSCLPSYLQLGRRPSRRFRCSSPQVDAAAVPPGKGGEYRPSFADDLLLAFFRSKMVKEVGWDSEKPGYAGLMEVANRLMVKGKSALETEQAAVRVLQSLFPPLLLVLYKALLAPIANGQLAAMMLARATAISCQWLMGSCSVNSVTLPDGKSWSSGVFVEKCKYLEESKCLGICINTCKLPTQTFFKDHMGVDLYMEPNFEDYSCQFNFGVPPPPLDTDKALKEPCLDICTNARRRRELGRNSSPDELSCPQV; encoded by the exons ATGGCGCCGCCGCTCGCGACACGCGGCCTCCCCCTCGCCTCCCGCGGCCCGCCTTCTTGCGCggcctcctgctcctcgtgcctgCCCTCGTATCTCCAGCTCGGTCGCCGGCCAAGCCGCCGGTTCCGCTGCTCCTCGCCACAG GTCGATGCAGCGGCGGTGCCGCCGGGGAAGGGCGGGGAGTACCGGCCCTCTTTCGCGGACGACCTCCTCCTCGCCTTCTTCCGGAGCAAGATGGTGAAG GAGGTTGGATGGGATTCTGAAAAGCCTGGGTATGCTGGACTAATGGAGGTAGCAaaccgtctcatggtcaagggaAAGAGTGCTTTGGAGACTGAGCAGGCTGCT GTCCGAGTACTACAGTCACTGTTTCCACCTCTCTTGCTTGTTCTTTACAAAGCTCTTTTAGCGCCAATTGCTAATGGCCAACTAGCCGCTATGATGCTTG CTAGGGCGACAGCAATTTCATGTCAATGGTTGATGGGCTCATGCTCAGTTAATTCAGTCACTCTGCCTGATGGAAAATCATGGTCAAGTGGG GTGTTCGTTGAGAAATGCAAGTACCTGGAAGAGAGCAAGTGCCTTGGCATTTGCATCAACACATGCAAACTGCCAACTCAG ACTTTCTTCAAAGATCACATGGGTGTTGATTTGTACATGGAGCCAAATTTTGAAGACTATAGCTGCCAG TTCAACTTCGGGGTGCCGCCTCCACCTCTTGATACTGACAAAGCCCTCAAGGAACCGTGCTTGGACATCTGCACAAACGCAAGGCGGCGTAGAGAGCTCGGAAGAAATAGCAGCCCAGATGAGCTCAGTTGCCCCCAAGTTTGA
- the LOC103641340 gene encoding DEAD-box ATP-dependent RNA helicase 18 translates to MAASTAAAAARKGALTDQRFSELSPTLSPEVVEALDRDGFQRCTPVQAAAIPHLLSHKDVAVDAAIGSGKTLAFIVPVVEILRHRSSPPKSHEVLALIISPTRELSSQIFNVAQPFFATLNGVPSMLLVGGLDIKAELKKVEEEGANILVGTPGKLFDIMHTDALEYKNLEILILDEADRLLDMGFQKHINFILSMLPKLRRTGLFSATQTKAITNLSKAGLRNAIMVEVKTEAKSTSKDAGQQELGPSITPLGLRLEYMICEASNKSSQLVDFLVQNSGKKIMVYFATCAYVDYWAVVLPLINPLKGSPIIAYHGKMKQSLREKALASFSALSSCFY, encoded by the exons ATGGCAGCatccacggcggcggcggccgcgcgGAAGGGCGCGCTGACGGATCAGAGGTTCTCGGAACTTTCCCCCACGCTGTCCCCGGAGGTGGTGGAGGCACTGGACCGCGACGGCTTCCAGCGGTGCACGCCCGTCCAGGCGGCGGCCATCCCGCACCTATTGTCACACAAGGACGTCGCCGTCGACGCCGCCATAGGCTCCGGGAAGACCCTTGCGTTCATCGTCCCCGTCGTTGAGATCCTCCGCCACCGCTCCTCCCCGCCCAAGTCACACGAG GTTCTTGCTCTGATTATCTCTCCCACGAGAGAATTGTCCTCGCAGATATTCAATGTGGCCCAGCCCTTCTTCGCGACCCTGAATGGCGTGCCGTCCATGCTCCTGGTGGGTGGGTTGGATATCAAAGCAGAGCTCAAGAAGGTAGAGGAAGAGGGCGCAAACATATTGGTGGGCACTCCCGGGAAACTGTTTGATATAATGCACACTGATGCTCTAGAGTACAAGAACCTTGAG ATTTTGATCCTAGATGAGGCTGATAGGCTCTTGGATATGGGATTCCAGAAACATATTAACTTCATACTTTCAATGTTGCCAAAGCTGAGGAGGACTGGGCTTTTCTCAGCTACCCAGACGAAAGCTATTACGAACCTATCCAAAGCAGGGTTGAGAAATGCTATAATGGTTGAGGTTAAGACAGAGGCAAAGTCCACAAGTAAAGATGCTGGACAGCAAGAGCTTGGTCCATCCATAACACCATTAGGGCTTCGGTTGGAG TATATGATATGCGAAGCATCAAATAAGTCATCTCAGCTTGTTGATTTCCTTGTGCAGAATAGTGGGAAGAAAATAATGGT ATATTTTGCAACATGTGCTTATGTAGATTACTGGGCTGTTGTCCTTCCACTAATTAACCCGCTTAAAGGTTCTCCAATAATTGCTTACCATGGGAAGATGAAACAG AGCCTTCGAGAGAAAGCTTTGGCATCATTTTCTGCTCTTTCAAGTTGCTTTTATTAG